One window of Candidatus Regiella endosymbiont of Tuberolachnus salignus genomic DNA carries:
- the trkA gene encoding Trk system potassium transporter TrkA: MKIIILGSGQVGETLAKNLVGENNDITVVDIDASRLRQLQDKFDLRVVQGQGSYPRVLREAGAEDADMLVAVTNSDETNMIACQIAYLLFKTPNRIARIRSPEYVREVDKLFQPTGIVIDHLISPEQLVIDYIYKLIEYPGALQVVNFAEGKVSIVAVKAQYGGALVGNDLASLRERAPHIDTRIAAIFRQNQPIRPQGSTVIEAGDEVFFIVASQHIRTVMSELQRPEKPYTRIMIVGGGNVGSGLALKLENDYKVKLIESNLSRSEELAEILHKTTVYYGDASDQELLAEEHIDQVDVFITLTNNDEVNIMSAMLAKHMGAKKAMVLIQRNAYVDLVQNNTIDIVISPQQATISALLGHVRKADIVSVSSLRRGIAEAIEAIAHGDKSTSKVIGRTVEKIELPPGTTIGAIVRGDEVIIANSHFIIQQGDHVIMFITDKKFIPAVEKLFQPSPFFL, encoded by the coding sequence ATGAAAATAATCATTCTTGGATCGGGACAAGTAGGTGAAACGTTAGCGAAAAACTTGGTCGGTGAAAATAATGACATTACTGTTGTCGACATTGATGCCAGTCGCCTACGGCAACTACAAGATAAATTTGATCTACGTGTAGTACAGGGACAGGGCTCTTATCCGCGTGTATTGCGTGAAGCCGGTGCTGAAGACGCGGATATGTTAGTCGCAGTGACTAACTCCGATGAGACGAATATGATCGCTTGTCAAATCGCTTACTTATTATTTAAAACACCCAATCGTATTGCTCGTATTCGTTCACCTGAATATGTCCGTGAAGTAGATAAACTTTTTCAACCGACAGGGATTGTGATTGATCACTTGATTTCACCGGAGCAATTGGTTATTGATTATATTTATAAATTGATTGAATATCCTGGTGCTCTGCAAGTTGTTAATTTTGCTGAAGGAAAAGTAAGTATTGTCGCGGTAAAAGCACAGTATGGTGGTGCGTTAGTGGGTAATGATCTTGCCTCTTTACGTGAACGAGCCCCTCATATTGATACCCGTATTGCCGCTATATTCCGTCAAAATCAACCCATACGACCGCAGGGCTCGACCGTTATTGAAGCGGGTGATGAAGTCTTTTTTATCGTCGCTTCACAACATATTCGAACAGTGATGAGCGAACTGCAACGCCCCGAAAAACCGTACACACGGATTATGATTGTTGGTGGTGGCAATGTTGGGTCAGGTTTAGCGCTAAAACTAGAAAATGATTACAAAGTAAAATTAATTGAAAGTAATCTATCTCGATCTGAAGAATTGGCAGAAATACTTCATAAAACAACAGTGTACTATGGTGATGCCTCGGATCAGGAACTGTTAGCAGAAGAGCATATAGACCAAGTCGACGTTTTTATTACCCTGACTAATAATGATGAGGTTAATATCATGTCTGCTATGCTAGCAAAACATATGGGAGCCAAGAAAGCGATGGTTCTAATTCAGCGTAATGCTTACGTTGATCTGGTGCAAAATAATACCATAGACATTGTAATCTCACCACAACAAGCGACCATCTCCGCATTATTAGGTCATGTACGTAAAGCGGATATTGTCAGCGTTTCTTCTTTACGCCGTGGTATCGCTGAAGCGATCGAAGCCATTGCTCATGGTGATAAAAGTACCTCTAAAGTTATTGGACGTACTGTTGAGAAGATCGAATTACCACCTGGTACAACCATTGGGGCTATTGTGCGGGGTGATGAAGTCATTATTGCGAATAGTCATTTTATTATTCAACAAGGTGATCATGTCATTATGTTTATCACCGATAAAAAATTCATTCCCGCCGTTGAAAAACTATTTCAACCCAGTCCATTTTTTCTATAA
- the rsmB gene encoding 16S rRNA (cytosine(967)-C(5))-methyltransferase RsmB yields the protein MKTTYNIRAIAAKVINNVLNKGKSLSVVLPALQQNISDKDRTLLQELCFGTLRVLPTLEFCIQQLMVRPMAGKKRILHYLLMIGIYQLIHTRIPAHAALAETVAGATTLKWPQLKGLVNGVLRQFQRQQIMLLEQATNDNSHYLHPSWLLKRIKKAYPEQWQQIVVANNAKPPMWLRVNRIHHSRSQYLALLQQAGVEATSHPVYADAIRLTLPRPVGQLPGFSQGWVTVQDASAQGCIDLLDPQNGEYILDLCAAPGGKTTYILEVAPKAEVLAVDIDKQRLRCVKENLQRLQLQARIKIGDGRTPDIWCGDQLFDRILLDAPCSATGVIRRHPDIKWLRRDSDIAELTKLQAEIMDAIWPKLKRGGIMVYATCSILPEENQKQIASFLARQPSAQWIKTSPVDTFGKQQLPHPEEGDGFFFAKMMKN from the coding sequence ATGAAAACTACTTATAACATTCGTGCTATCGCCGCTAAAGTAATCAACAACGTATTAAATAAAGGGAAGTCACTGAGTGTTGTGCTGCCAGCATTACAACAAAATATTTCTGATAAAGATCGCACTTTATTGCAAGAGTTATGTTTTGGCACTTTACGGGTTTTACCTACACTTGAATTTTGTATTCAGCAGTTAATGGTTCGCCCAATGGCAGGAAAAAAACGCATTTTGCATTATTTACTGATGATAGGTATTTATCAACTTATTCATACTCGTATTCCAGCCCACGCCGCGTTGGCTGAAACCGTTGCTGGAGCGACAACGTTAAAGTGGCCACAATTAAAAGGATTAGTTAATGGTGTCTTACGCCAGTTTCAGCGTCAGCAGATAATGTTGTTGGAACAGGCGACGAATGATAACAGCCACTATCTGCATCCCAGCTGGTTATTGAAGCGTATTAAAAAAGCCTATCCTGAGCAATGGCAACAGATTGTTGTGGCTAATAATGCAAAACCACCCATGTGGCTTAGGGTCAATCGTATACATCATTCTCGTAGTCAATATTTAGCGCTGTTGCAACAAGCCGGAGTTGAGGCGACATCTCACCCCGTTTACGCTGATGCTATTCGTTTAACACTTCCTCGTCCTGTTGGTCAGCTGCCTGGATTTTCTCAGGGCTGGGTTACGGTTCAAGATGCATCTGCACAGGGATGTATCGATCTACTTGATCCGCAAAATGGTGAATATATCTTAGACTTATGTGCTGCGCCAGGAGGAAAAACGACTTATATTCTTGAAGTAGCACCCAAAGCTGAAGTGTTAGCCGTTGATATCGATAAGCAACGCTTGCGTTGTGTTAAAGAAAATTTACAACGTTTGCAGCTACAAGCCAGAATAAAAATCGGAGATGGCCGCACACCTGATATATGGTGTGGTGATCAATTATTTGATCGAATCTTGCTGGATGCCCCTTGTTCCGCCACCGGTGTAATACGTCGACACCCTGATATCAAGTGGTTACGTCGTGACAGTGATATCGCTGAATTGACTAAATTACAAGCTGAAATTATGGATGCTATTTGGCCAAAATTAAAAAGGGGAGGCATCATGGTATATGCTACTTGTTCCATTTTACCCGAAGAAAATCAAAAACAAATTGCGTCATTCTTAGCGCGACAACCGAGTGCGCAATGGATCAAAACGAGCCCAGTAGATACCTTTGGTAAGCAACAGCTGCCTCATCCTGAAGAGGGTGATGGCTTCTTTTTTGCAAAAATGATGAAAAATTAA
- the fmt gene encoding methionyl-tRNA formyltransferase encodes MLDFLRIIFAGTPDFAAYHLNRLLSSQHQVVGVLTQPDRPAGRGNNLTASPVKILAQQHGIPVYQPISLRPEENQHIVMDLVTNQQADIMVVVAYGLILPAAVLNMPRLGCINVHGSLLPRWRGAAPIQRALWAGDQESGISIMQMDVGLDTGDILHKSVCTIQSDDTSATLYNKLSIIGSEALLATLQQFADNQVRAEIQNEQQITYAEKLTKKEAKLNWSLSALQLERCIRAFNPWPVSYFIVDQHLIKVWQAQVLTSIDNVKPGTIIHADKKGIQVATAEGVLNITKLQIAGKKAMSAADVLNARREWFTIGRRLT; translated from the coding sequence GTGCTCGATTTTTTGCGGATTATTTTCGCTGGTACTCCTGATTTTGCAGCGTATCACCTTAATAGGCTGTTATCTTCTCAACATCAAGTCGTTGGTGTGTTAACTCAACCGGATCGGCCTGCTGGTAGAGGAAACAATTTAACTGCCAGCCCAGTAAAAATATTAGCGCAACAGCATGGAATACCGGTCTACCAACCGATATCACTACGCCCTGAAGAAAATCAACATATCGTTATGGATCTTGTGACTAATCAGCAAGCTGACATCATGGTAGTGGTTGCTTATGGTCTTATTTTACCTGCAGCGGTGCTAAATATGCCGCGTTTAGGTTGTATCAATGTTCATGGCTCTTTATTGCCACGTTGGCGTGGTGCCGCCCCGATTCAACGTGCATTATGGGCTGGTGATCAGGAGAGCGGCATAAGTATCATGCAGATGGATGTCGGCTTAGATACTGGAGACATACTCCATAAAAGTGTTTGTACTATACAATCCGATGACACTAGTGCCACTTTATACAACAAACTGTCCATTATTGGCTCCGAAGCATTGTTGGCCACGCTGCAACAATTTGCAGATAATCAAGTTCGAGCTGAAATACAAAATGAACAGCAAATCACTTACGCTGAAAAATTAACTAAAAAAGAAGCGAAACTCAATTGGTCACTTTCAGCTTTACAGTTAGAACGCTGTATTCGTGCATTTAATCCATGGCCAGTCAGTTATTTTATTGTTGATCAACATTTAATAAAGGTTTGGCAAGCACAGGTGTTAACCAGTATCGACAATGTTAAACCTGGCACTATTATCCATGCGGATAAAAAAGGTATTCAAGTAGCTACCGCTGAGGGTGTGCTTAACATCACAAAATTACAGATTGCAGGTAAAAAAGCCATGTCGGCCGCCGATGTGCTAAATGCTCGCCGAGAATGGTTTACCATTGGGCGTAGATTGACGTAG
- the def gene encoding peptide deformylase, with product MSILKILHFPDVQLRKIAKPVEKIDANIERIVDDMFDTMYAEEGIGLAATQVDIHKQIIVIHIPDDRDQNERIEAHYRPLVLINPELLEESGETGIKEGCLSIPGVRAWVKRSEKVKIRALDRDGNSFTLEADGLLAICIQHEMDHLKGKLFIDYLSPLKFQLIQKKIEKNRKKAQRDTQ from the coding sequence ATGTCAATATTAAAAATATTACATTTCCCAGATGTACAGCTCCGCAAAATCGCTAAGCCAGTTGAGAAAATTGATGCGAATATCGAGCGGATCGTAGATGATATGTTCGATACCATGTACGCAGAGGAAGGTATTGGTTTAGCCGCTACACAGGTCGATATCCATAAACAGATAATCGTTATTCATATCCCTGATGACCGTGATCAAAATGAAAGGATAGAAGCTCATTATCGCCCCTTGGTGCTAATCAACCCTGAATTATTGGAAGAAAGTGGTGAAACGGGCATTAAAGAGGGGTGCTTATCCATTCCTGGCGTGCGGGCGTGGGTAAAAAGGTCGGAAAAAGTCAAGATTAGAGCACTTGATCGTGATGGCAACTCTTTTACACTCGAAGCCGATGGTTTGTTGGCAATTTGTATTCAACACGAGATGGATCATTTGAAAGGTAAGCTTTTTATTGATTATTTATCACCGCTTAAATTTCAACTCATCCAGAAAAAAATAGAAAAAAATAGAAAGAAAGCACAACGTGACACACAATAA
- the dprA gene encoding DNA-protecting protein DprA → MLTAEIWLRMSMVKGLAVARSCTIAKHLIAYADIHSDVLTAVGLDESQSQQFIHASAHYIAATLAWLEHPDHHMLIYGYPTYPQRLSHISSAPLLLFITGDISVVSQLQIAMVGSRNFSHYGERWARYFTEKLIEQGLVITSGLATGIDGICHHSALSVQGKTIAVLGSGLENIYPRHHYGLAHRIVEQGGALVSEFLVTSPPLATHFPRRNRIISGLSAAVVVVEASLKSGSLITARYALEQGRDVFALPGPLGSPTSTGVHWLIQQGAYLANDPQDIIEQLGGSFQWLPPSEKPSLPKEQMTLPFADVLAHIEYDVTPVDIIAERVDQSVSELVIKLLELELAGWITAVPGGYVRVIGV, encoded by the coding sequence ATGCTGACAGCAGAAATATGGCTACGCATGAGTATGGTTAAAGGGCTAGCAGTCGCAAGAAGCTGTACTATTGCTAAACATTTAATCGCTTACGCTGATATTCATTCTGATGTATTAACGGCTGTGGGGTTAGATGAATCGCAATCTCAACAATTTATCCACGCCAGTGCGCATTATATTGCTGCCACATTGGCTTGGTTAGAGCATCCTGATCATCATATGCTTATTTACGGATATCCAACTTATCCACAGAGATTAAGCCATATATCTTCAGCCCCATTGTTACTTTTCATTACGGGTGATATCTCTGTCGTCTCTCAATTACAGATTGCGATGGTCGGTAGTCGTAATTTCAGCCACTATGGTGAGCGCTGGGCAAGGTATTTTACAGAAAAACTAATAGAACAGGGTTTGGTTATTACCAGTGGTTTAGCCACTGGTATTGATGGAATCTGTCATCACTCAGCATTATCTGTTCAAGGTAAAACCATTGCCGTGCTTGGCAGTGGGTTAGAAAATATTTATCCACGGCACCATTATGGACTTGCCCATCGTATCGTGGAACAGGGCGGTGCTTTGGTTTCTGAATTTTTAGTCACCTCGCCACCGCTGGCCACACATTTCCCACGACGTAATCGGATTATCAGTGGATTAAGTGCTGCTGTGGTGGTAGTTGAAGCGTCGCTTAAAAGTGGATCTCTTATCACCGCACGTTACGCCTTGGAACAAGGGCGTGATGTATTTGCATTGCCAGGTCCTTTGGGGAGTCCAACCAGCACGGGGGTACATTGGTTGATTCAGCAAGGAGCATATCTAGCTAATGATCCACAGGATATTATTGAACAGCTTGGCGGTTCCTTCCAATGGCTGCCTCCGTCTGAAAAACCTTCTTTGCCAAAAGAGCAGATGACATTACCCTTTGCTGATGTATTGGCTCATATAGAATATGATGTGACACCAGTTGATATCATTGCAGAACGTGTCGATCAGTCGGTATCAGAACTTGTTATTAAGCTGCTGGAGCTAGAACTGGCCGGATGGATTACTGCGGTTCCTGGAGGCTATGTGCGTGTCATAGGGGTGTGA
- a CDS encoding transposase, protein MSAFQAIISGVFVYSYGQRTDMKVFPILWAKGDWRQINDVIADKGYDFYDVKKLIRDSRKYPVIPRRQGAIYPGIPPKDKEKYKTRNAIERFFGKIKEQKRLALRFDKLDVTFFSFFAIACLKVFKLLC, encoded by the coding sequence ATGTCGGCCTTTCAGGCGATTATCTCAGGAGTGTTTGTTTATTCTTACGGACAACGTACCGATATGAAAGTTTTTCCTATTTTGTGGGCAAAAGGAGACTGGAGACAGATAAACGATGTTATCGCGGATAAAGGCTACGATTTTTATGATGTCAAAAAGCTTATTCGTGATAGCAGAAAATACCCGGTTATCCCTCGCCGCCAAGGCGCGATTTATCCCGGTATCCCGCCAAAAGATAAAGAAAAATATAAAACACGTAATGCCATTGAACGTTTCTTCGGCAAAATAAAAGAACAGAAAAGACTCGCTTTACGCTTTGATAAGCTGGATGTCACCTTCTTTTCTTTCTTCGCCATCGCTTGTCTTAAGGTTTTTAAATTACTTTGTTAA
- a CDS encoding transposase encodes MKNRHYPIKASDFIKEIEPHILKYYKRPGRPTGISHYHFFSAVLYVLRTGIPWRDVPTFYGHWHTIYTRFKRWSENGLFWHLLYLLQKKRKSALTASG; translated from the coding sequence ATGAAAAACAGACATTATCCGATCAAAGCGTCCGATTTTATAAAAGAAATCGAGCCTCATATTCTTAAATATTACAAGCGTCCAGGCAGACCCACGGGTATCAGTCATTATCACTTTTTCTCGGCAGTGTTATACGTATTGAGAACCGGTATCCCTTGGCGTGACGTGCCTACTTTTTATGGCCACTGGCATACGATTTACACACGTTTTAAACGCTGGAGTGAGAATGGGTTATTCTGGCATTTGCTTTATCTATTGCAGAAAAAAAGAAAATCAGCCTTGACTGCGTCTGGATAG
- the ubiI gene encoding FAD-dependent 2-octaprenylphenol hydroxylase, which yields MQSFDVVIAGGGIVGMALTAGLCRSGLRVALLERCPIEETLHALLDDHSALRVSAINAASERLLQHLDVWDSIVALRVSPYREMEVWDKDSCGKISFHADEYGFNHLGHIIENRVILQALWQQISQLANVTLLIPAVPKQIAWGENEAFITLSDERVLSTRLVIGADGANSWLRQHADIPQTFWHYGHSALVATIRSEVSHQSKARQVFHGEGILAFLPLSDPYQCSIVWSLPPLQATELAQMPAQQFNRELATTFDMRLGLCQLESERQIFPLIARYARCFASHRLALVGDAAHTVHPLAGQGVNLGLMDIAELIDELNRLHRQGKDIGQYLYLRRYERRRKQSAALIFAGMQGFRELFAANHPVSKWLRDMGLILADKLPGIKPKLLRHAMGLNDIPNWLNIDK from the coding sequence ATGCAGTCGTTTGATGTAGTTATTGCTGGTGGTGGAATAGTAGGCATGGCTTTGACCGCCGGTTTATGCCGCAGTGGTTTACGCGTTGCTTTATTGGAACGATGTCCTATTGAAGAGACATTACATGCCCTCCTCGATGATCACTCAGCGTTGAGAGTATCAGCTATTAATGCTGCCAGCGAAAGATTGCTACAACATCTTGATGTTTGGGATAGTATTGTAGCGTTACGCGTCAGTCCTTATCGTGAAATGGAGGTTTGGGATAAGGATAGTTGTGGAAAAATTTCTTTTCATGCTGATGAGTACGGTTTCAATCACCTTGGGCATATCATAGAAAACCGTGTCATTTTGCAGGCATTATGGCAACAGATTAGTCAGTTAGCTAATGTTACTTTGTTGATACCCGCCGTCCCAAAACAAATCGCTTGGGGTGAAAATGAAGCTTTTATTACTTTGAGCGATGAACGGGTACTGAGTACTCGTTTGGTGATTGGTGCTGATGGCGCCAATTCATGGCTTCGTCAGCATGCTGATATTCCGCAAACATTTTGGCACTATGGTCATAGTGCACTAGTAGCAACCATCCGCAGCGAAGTTTCACATCAATCTAAAGCCCGTCAGGTTTTCCATGGTGAAGGTATTTTGGCCTTTTTGCCGTTATCTGATCCTTATCAATGTTCCATTGTGTGGTCATTACCTCCGTTACAGGCCACAGAGCTTGCTCAAATGCCCGCGCAACAATTTAATCGTGAACTTGCGACAACATTTGATATGCGCTTAGGGTTGTGTCAGTTAGAAAGTGAACGCCAAATTTTTCCGCTAATAGCTCGCTATGCTCGTTGTTTTGCCTCTCACCGTTTAGCATTGGTGGGGGATGCCGCGCATACTGTACATCCGTTGGCAGGACAAGGCGTGAATCTGGGGCTGATGGATATTGCAGAACTCATTGATGAACTTAACCGTTTACACCGTCAAGGCAAAGATATCGGTCAGTATCTTTATCTGCGTCGTTATGAACGTCGCCGTAAGCAAAGTGCAGCGTTGATATTTGCTGGTATGCAAGGTTTTCGTGAATTGTTTGCTGCTAATCATCCTGTATCAAAATGGTTACGAGATATGGGATTAATTTTGGCAGATAAACTGCCAGGGATAAAACCCAAGCTATTGCGTCATGCTATGGGGCTCAATGATATACCGAATTGGTTGAACATAGATAAGTAA
- a CDS encoding integration host factor subunit alpha, whose translation MALTKEDIAEYLTEKLGIDKPIAKQLVESFFEEIPLVLKEEKQLKISRFGNFCVRYKLQRPGRNPKTGEGIPISARSVVTFKPGQPLKEKVEQPSLK comes from the coding sequence ATGGCACTGACCAAAGAAGACATTGCTGAATATCTTACGGAAAAACTGGGTATTGATAAACCGATAGCTAAGCAATTGGTCGAAAGTTTTTTTGAGGAAATCCCTTTAGTCTTGAAAGAAGAAAAACAACTGAAAATATCTCGTTTTGGTAATTTTTGTGTACGATATAAGCTGCAACGACCGGGTCGCAACCCAAAAACGGGTGAAGGTATACCCATTAGCGCCCGTTCCGTTGTGACATTCAAACCTGGACAACCGCTGAAAGAGAAGGTGGAGCAGCCTTCATTAAAATAA
- the pheT gene encoding phenylalanine--tRNA ligase subunit beta — protein MKFSELWLREWVNPDNTSGEPLSSEQLADQITMAGLEVESINKVAGDFHGVVIGHVVECAQHPNADKLRVTKVDIGTAHFLDIVCGAPNCRQGLKVAVATVGAVLPMGYEIKTAKLRGVLSAGMLCSSSELDLCEEQEGILELPVTAPIGMDLRDFLQLNDNIIEINVTPNRADCLSIIGIARDLAAIYQLPLTEPDIIPITATIKEKLPITVLAAAACPRYLGRIVKGINLSAVIPQWMSNKLRHCGIRSINPVVDITNYVMLELGQPMHAFDLDRIDSEITVRFAVEGEKLVLLDGSEAILNTETLVIADRQKVLAMAGIFGGVYSGVSEQTSSVLLECAFFNPLAIAGRARHYGLHTQASHRYERGVDPALQYKALERATRLLIDICGGEVGSIIDVTTGEELPKPAIITLRYKKLCHLLGHVIPRELVNAILHRLGCQVTEQENSCQIVAPSWRFDMQIEEDLIEEIARIDGYNNIPNKPINAALLMTAHNEGDLSLKRVKTLLVDRGYQEAITYSFVDPEIQTLLHPKQEALILRNPIAANMSAMRLSLLTGLLTTVFYNQNRQQTRLRMFESGLRFIPDNSEELNVRQDLMLAGVITGDSCGEHWDIRTQAVDFFDLKGDLEAILELTGRLSDVQFCAESTPHPALHPGQSATIYLSGESIGFIGVIHPALEAKLGLNSRTIVFELQWNKLANCVIPGAREVSRFPANRRDIAIVVTENVLAADILAECRKISVNQIVGVNLFDVYRGQGVAEGYKSLAISLILQDTVRTLAEEEIAATVEKCVVALEKKFQASLRD, from the coding sequence ATGAAGTTCAGTGAACTTTGGTTACGTGAATGGGTAAACCCTGATAATACTAGTGGTGAGCCATTATCCAGCGAGCAGTTAGCTGATCAAATTACTATGGCAGGCTTGGAAGTTGAGAGCATTAATAAAGTAGCGGGTGATTTTCATGGTGTAGTTATCGGTCATGTTGTTGAATGTGCTCAACATCCTAATGCTGATAAACTGCGAGTAACAAAAGTTGATATTGGCACTGCTCATTTCTTGGATATTGTCTGCGGCGCACCCAATTGTCGTCAAGGATTGAAAGTGGCGGTGGCAACTGTAGGCGCCGTGTTGCCGATGGGGTATGAGATCAAAACCGCTAAATTACGTGGTGTTCTTTCAGCAGGTATGCTGTGCTCATCCTCTGAATTGGATCTTTGTGAAGAGCAAGAAGGGATTCTCGAATTACCTGTAACAGCCCCAATAGGTATGGATCTTCGTGATTTTTTACAATTAAACGATAATATTATAGAAATTAATGTAACGCCGAATCGTGCTGATTGTTTAAGTATTATTGGTATAGCGCGTGACTTGGCAGCGATTTATCAATTGCCACTTACAGAACCCGATATTATTCCGATAACTGCCACGATCAAAGAAAAGTTGCCAATTACCGTCTTAGCAGCAGCGGCCTGTCCTCGTTATCTTGGGCGAATAGTTAAGGGAATTAATTTGTCTGCTGTCATCCCACAATGGATGAGTAACAAATTGCGTCACTGTGGTATTCGCTCTATTAATCCGGTTGTTGATATTACTAATTATGTGATGTTAGAACTGGGGCAACCTATGCACGCTTTTGATTTAGATCGCATTGATAGTGAAATTACGGTTCGTTTTGCGGTTGAGGGTGAAAAGCTCGTATTATTGGATGGTAGTGAAGCTATCTTAAATACAGAGACATTAGTTATTGCCGATCGACAAAAGGTATTAGCGATGGCGGGTATCTTTGGTGGTGTGTATTCTGGTGTCAGTGAACAAACTAGCAGTGTATTGTTAGAATGTGCTTTCTTTAATCCATTGGCCATTGCTGGGCGGGCTCGTCATTATGGTTTACATACTCAAGCTTCTCATCGCTATGAGCGTGGAGTTGATCCAGCATTGCAATATAAAGCACTGGAAAGGGCAACCCGTTTATTGATTGATATCTGCGGCGGTGAGGTAGGTTCGATTATTGACGTAACGACCGGTGAGGAGCTGCCGAAGCCGGCTATCATTACGCTAAGATACAAAAAATTGTGTCATTTACTGGGTCATGTTATTCCCAGAGAGCTTGTGAATGCTATCTTACATCGTTTAGGTTGCCAAGTGACAGAACAGGAAAATAGTTGTCAAATTGTGGCACCGAGTTGGCGTTTTGATATGCAGATTGAAGAGGATCTGATCGAAGAAATAGCACGTATTGACGGCTATAATAATATTCCAAATAAGCCGATAAATGCTGCTTTGCTCATGACGGCACATAATGAGGGAGATTTGTCACTTAAACGGGTGAAGACGTTGTTGGTTGACCGAGGCTATCAGGAGGCGATTACTTACAGTTTTGTTGATCCTGAAATACAAACTTTATTGCATCCAAAGCAAGAAGCCTTGATTTTGCGAAATCCGATTGCGGCTAATATGTCCGCTATGCGTTTATCACTGTTAACAGGTTTACTCACTACGGTGTTTTATAATCAAAATCGACAGCAGACACGCTTGCGTATGTTTGAAAGTGGTCTACGCTTTATTCCTGATAATTCAGAAGAATTAAATGTTAGACAGGATCTCATGCTGGCTGGCGTCATCACCGGTGATTCTTGCGGAGAGCACTGGGATATTCGCACTCAGGCGGTGGATTTTTTTGATCTAAAGGGGGATCTAGAAGCGATTCTGGAGCTGACTGGCCGATTATCTGATGTACAATTTTGTGCTGAATCTACCCCCCATCCGGCGTTGCATCCGGGGCAAAGTGCAACTATTTATTTATCTGGTGAATCTATTGGTTTTATTGGCGTTATCCATCCAGCTTTAGAAGCTAAATTAGGTTTAAACAGTCGCACTATTGTATTTGAATTACAATGGAATAAGTTAGCAAACTGCGTAATTCCTGGTGCGCGTGAGGTTTCTCGCTTTCCAGCAAACCGTCGTGACATTGCTATAGTCGTGACTGAGAATGTCCTCGCAGCAGATATTTTAGCAGAATGTAGGAAAATTAGCGTAAATCAGATAGTTGGCGTAAACTTATTTGATGTATACAGAGGACAAGGTGTGGCAGAGGGGTATAAAAGCCTTGCGATTAGCCTGATATTGCAAGATACCGTCCGAACACTGGCGGAAGAGGAGATTGCAGCTACCGTTGAAAAATGTGTAGTGGCTTTAGAAAAAAAATTCCAAGCATCCTTGAGGGATTAA